In Trifolium pratense cultivar HEN17-A07 linkage group LG7, ARS_RC_1.1, whole genome shotgun sequence, a genomic segment contains:
- the LOC123899969 gene encoding photosynthetic NDH subunit of lumenal location 3, chloroplastic — protein sequence MAPLTNLHGVSKTLIPITCLLPNAQRTFRKEQVVVGFLGSKTKKSSECESVVNTTRRTAAISLVSIVLTWQFNEKISLAKDNGFWIDGPIQEPIVTNNIANEKTGTRSFIKKKLYMANIGAKGSVFRIKKYSFDLLAMADLIAQDTLNYVRRYLRLKSTFIYFDFDKVISAAPVEDKQELTNVANKLFDNFERLEEASRNKNLAETQACYKETEVMLKDVMDRMTIMYKTI from the exons ATGGCTCCTCTAACAAACTTGCATGGAGTATCCAAAACTTTAATTCCAATTACATGTCTTCTTCCAAATGCACAAAGAACCTTTAGGAAAGAACAAGTAGTTGTTGGATTTCTTGGAAGCAAAACAAAGAAATCATCAGAATGTGAATCAGTTGTTAACACTACAAGAAGAACAGCTGCAATAAGTCTTGTTTCTATAGTACTTACATGGCAATTCAATGAGAAGATTTCATTAGCTAAGGATAATGGATTTTGGATTGATGGACCTATTCAAGAACCAATTGTTACTAATA ATATTGCGAATGAGAAAACGGGGACACGTTCTTTTATTAAGAAGAAACTCTACATGGCAAATATTGGAGCAAAAGGAAGTGTTTTTAGGATCAAGAAATATTCATTTGATCTTCTTGCAATGGCTGATTTAATTGCACAAGACACACTCAACTATGTTAGGAGATACCTAAGACTCAAGTCAACTTTCATCTACTTTGATTTTGACAAGGTTATCTCTGCTGCTCCAGTTGAAGATAAGCAAGAATTAACTAATGTGGCTAACAAATTGTTTGATAATTTCGAAAGG CTTGAAGAAGCTTCAAGGAACAAAAATCTAGCTGAAACACAAGCATGCTATAAGGAAACTGAAGTTATGCTTAAAGATGTCATGGATAGGATGACTATAATGTATAAAACAATTTGA